A DNA window from Drosophila biarmipes strain raj3 chromosome 2R, RU_DBia_V1.1, whole genome shotgun sequence contains the following coding sequences:
- the LOC108036343 gene encoding myocyte-specific enhancer factor 2 isoform X4, translating to MGRKKIQISRITDERNRQVTFNKRKFGVMKKAYELSVLCDCEIALIIFSSSNKLYQYASTDMDRVLLKYTEYNEPHESLTNKNIIEKENKNGVMSPDSPEAETDYTLTPRTEAKYNKIDEEFQNMMQRNQMAIGGAGAGRQLPNSSYTLPVSVPVPGSYGDNLLQASPQMSHTNISPRPSSSETDSGGMSLIIYPTSSMLEMSNGYPHSHSPLVGSPSPGPSPGIAHHLSIKQQSPGSQNGRASNLRVVIPPTIAPIPPNMSAPDDVAYADQRQSQTSLNTPVVTLQTPIPALTSYSFGAQDFSSSGVMNSADIMSLNTWHQGLVPHSSLSHLAVSNSTPPPATSPVSIKVKAEPQSPPRDLSASGHQQNSNGSTGSGGSSSSTSSNASGGGGGGGGGGGGGAVSAANVITHLNNVSVLAGGPSGPGGGGGGGAGGGSNGNAEQATNLSVLSHAQQHHLVMPNSRPSSTGHLTPTPDFIILNAGAPSSDQDVRLAAVAVQQQQQQHQQQQQQLGDYDAPNHKRPRISGGWGT from the exons ATGGGTCGCAAGAAAATTCAAATATCACGCATCACCGATGAACGCAATCGGCAG GTGACCTTCAACAAGCGCAAGTTCGGCGTGATGAAGAAGGCCTACGAGCTGTCCGTGCTCTGCGACTGCGAGATCGCCCTGATCATCTTCTCGTCCAGCAACAAGCTGTACCAGTACGCCAGCACCGACATGGACCGCGTCCTGCTCAAGTACACCGAGTACAACGAGCCCCACGAGTCCCTCACCAACAAGAACATCATCGAG AAGGAGAACAAGAACGGCGTGATGTCGCCGGACTCGCCTGAAGCCGAAACGGACTACACACTCACGCCGCGCACGGAGGCCAAGTACAACAAGATCGACGAGGAGTTCCAGAACATGATGCAGCGCAACCAGATGGCCATCGGCGGAGCGGGCGCCGGCCGCCAGCTGCCCAACAGCAGCTACACCCTGCCCGTTTCGGTGCCGGTGCCCGGCTCCTACGGCGACAACCTGCTGCAGGCCAGCCCACAGATGTCCCACACCAACATCAGCCCACGTCCATCGAGTTCGGAGACGGATTCAGGTGGGATGTCCCTGATAA TCTATCCAACGAGTTCCATGCTGGAGATGTCGAACGGCTATCCGCATTCGCACTCGCCGCTTGTGGGATCACCGAGTCCGGGTCCCAGTCCCGGCATAG CCCACCACTTGTCCATCAAGCAGCAGTCGCCGGGCAGCCAGAACGGAAGAGCTTCCAATCTAAGGGTGGTCATACCGCCCACCATCGCCCCCATACCGCCCAACATGTCAGCGCCAGACGATGTGGCCTATGCAGAT CAACGACAGAGTCAGACCTCTCTGAACACGCCCGTGGTCACGCTGCAGACGCCAATTCCCGCCCTCACGAGCTACTCCTTTGGGGCGCAGGACTTCTCCTCCTCGGGGGTGATGAACAGCGCGGACATCATGAGCCTCAACACCTGGCATCAGGGCCTGGTGCCGCACTCTAG TCTCTCGCATTTGGCTGTCTCGAATAGCACGCCGCCGCCCGCCACCTCACCCGTCTCCATCAAGGTCAAGGCCGAGCCGCAGTCGCCGCCGCGCGATCTCTCCGCCAGTGGTCATCAGCAGAACAGCAATGGCTCCACGGGCAGTGGCggatccagcagcagcaccagcagcaatgCCAGCGGAGGAGGGggaggcggtggtggtggcggtggAGGTGGAGCCGTCAGTGCAGCCAATGTCATCACGCACTTGAACAACGTCAGTGTCCTGGCAGGAGGTCCTTCAGGTCcgggaggaggaggtggcggaGGGGCAGGAGGCGGCAGCAACGGCAATGCCGAGCAGGCCACCAATCTGAGCGTGCTGAGCCACgcgcagcagcaccacctgGTCATGCCCAACTCAAGGCCCTCGTCCACGGGCCACCTAACACCCACTCCAG ACTTCATTATCCTTAATGCAGGTGCGCCGAGCAGCGACCAGGATGTGCGTCTGGCCGCCGTGGccgtgcagcagcagcaacagcagcatcagcagcagcagcagcaactgggCGACTACGACGCACCCAACCACAAACGGCCGAGAATATCGGGCGGATGGGGCACATAG
- the LOC108036343 gene encoding myocyte-specific enhancer factor 2 isoform X7, which produces MGRKKIQISRITDERNRQVTFNKRKFGVMKKAYELSVLCDCEIALIIFSSSNKLYQYASTDMDRVLLKYTEYNEPHESLTNKNIIEKENKNGVMSPDSPEAETDYTLTPRTEAKYNKIDEEFQNMMQRNQMAIGGAGAGRQLPNSSYTLPVSVPVPGSYGDNLLQASPQMSHTNISPRPSSSETDSGGMSLIIYPTSSMLEMSNGYPHSHSPLVGSPSPGPSPGIAHHLSIKQQSPGSQNGRASNLRVVIPPTIAPIPPNMSAPDDVAYADQRQSQTSLNTPVVTLQTPIPALTSYSFGAQDFSSSGVMNSADIMSLNTWHQGLVPHSSLSHLAVSNSTPPPATSPVSIKVKAEPQSPPRDLSASGHQQNSNGSTGSGGSSSSTSSNASGGGGGGGGGGGGGAVSAANVITHLNNVSVLAGGPSGPGGGGGGGAGGGSNGNAEQATNLSVLSHAQQHHLVMPNSRPSSTGHLTPTPGAPSSDQDVRLAAVAVQQQQQQHQQQQQQLGDYDAPNHKRPRISGGWGT; this is translated from the exons ATGGGTCGCAAGAAAATTCAAATATCACGCATCACCGATGAACGCAATCGGCAG GTGACCTTCAACAAGCGCAAGTTCGGCGTGATGAAGAAGGCCTACGAGCTGTCCGTGCTCTGCGACTGCGAGATCGCCCTGATCATCTTCTCGTCCAGCAACAAGCTGTACCAGTACGCCAGCACCGACATGGACCGCGTCCTGCTCAAGTACACCGAGTACAACGAGCCCCACGAGTCCCTCACCAACAAGAACATCATCGAG AAGGAGAACAAGAACGGCGTGATGTCGCCGGACTCGCCTGAAGCCGAAACGGACTACACACTCACGCCGCGCACGGAGGCCAAGTACAACAAGATCGACGAGGAGTTCCAGAACATGATGCAGCGCAACCAGATGGCCATCGGCGGAGCGGGCGCCGGCCGCCAGCTGCCCAACAGCAGCTACACCCTGCCCGTTTCGGTGCCGGTGCCCGGCTCCTACGGCGACAACCTGCTGCAGGCCAGCCCACAGATGTCCCACACCAACATCAGCCCACGTCCATCGAGTTCGGAGACGGATTCAGGTGGGATGTCCCTGATAA TCTATCCAACGAGTTCCATGCTGGAGATGTCGAACGGCTATCCGCATTCGCACTCGCCGCTTGTGGGATCACCGAGTCCGGGTCCCAGTCCCGGCATAG CCCACCACTTGTCCATCAAGCAGCAGTCGCCGGGCAGCCAGAACGGAAGAGCTTCCAATCTAAGGGTGGTCATACCGCCCACCATCGCCCCCATACCGCCCAACATGTCAGCGCCAGACGATGTGGCCTATGCAGAT CAACGACAGAGTCAGACCTCTCTGAACACGCCCGTGGTCACGCTGCAGACGCCAATTCCCGCCCTCACGAGCTACTCCTTTGGGGCGCAGGACTTCTCCTCCTCGGGGGTGATGAACAGCGCGGACATCATGAGCCTCAACACCTGGCATCAGGGCCTGGTGCCGCACTCTAG TCTCTCGCATTTGGCTGTCTCGAATAGCACGCCGCCGCCCGCCACCTCACCCGTCTCCATCAAGGTCAAGGCCGAGCCGCAGTCGCCGCCGCGCGATCTCTCCGCCAGTGGTCATCAGCAGAACAGCAATGGCTCCACGGGCAGTGGCggatccagcagcagcaccagcagcaatgCCAGCGGAGGAGGGggaggcggtggtggtggcggtggAGGTGGAGCCGTCAGTGCAGCCAATGTCATCACGCACTTGAACAACGTCAGTGTCCTGGCAGGAGGTCCTTCAGGTCcgggaggaggaggtggcggaGGGGCAGGAGGCGGCAGCAACGGCAATGCCGAGCAGGCCACCAATCTGAGCGTGCTGAGCCACgcgcagcagcaccacctgGTCATGCCCAACTCAAGGCCCTCGTCCACGGGCCACCTAACACCCACTCCAG GTGCGCCGAGCAGCGACCAGGATGTGCGTCTGGCCGCCGTGGccgtgcagcagcagcaacagcagcatcagcagcagcagcagcaactgggCGACTACGACGCACCCAACCACAAACGGCCGAGAATATCGGGCGGATGGGGCACATAG
- the LOC108036343 gene encoding myocyte-specific enhancer factor 2 isoform X11 yields the protein MGRKKIQISRITDERNRQVTFNKRKFGVMKKAYELSVLCDCEIALIIFSSSNKLYQYASTDMDRVLLKYTEYNEPHESLTNKNIIEKENKNGVMSPDSPEAETDYTLTPRTEAKYNKIDEEFQNMMQRNQMAIGGAGAGRQLPNSSYTLPVSVPVPGSYGDNLLQASPQMSHTNISPRPSSSETDSGGMSLITHHLSIKQQSPGSQNGRASNLRVVIPPTIAPIPPNMSAPDDVAYADQRQSQTSLNTPVVTLQTPIPALTSYSFGAQDFSSSGVMNSADIMSLNTWHQGLVPHSSLSHLAVSNSTPPPATSPVSIKVKAEPQSPPRDLSASGHQQNSNGSTGSGGSSSSTSSNASGGGGGGGGGGGGGAVSAANVITHLNNVSVLAGGPSGPGGGGGGGAGGGSNGNAEQATNLSVLSHAQQHHLVMPNSRPSSTGHLTPTPGAPSSDQDVRLAAVAVQQQQQQHQQQQQQLGDYDAPNHKRPRISGGWGT from the exons ATGGGTCGCAAGAAAATTCAAATATCACGCATCACCGATGAACGCAATCGGCAG GTGACCTTCAACAAGCGCAAGTTCGGCGTGATGAAGAAGGCCTACGAGCTGTCCGTGCTCTGCGACTGCGAGATCGCCCTGATCATCTTCTCGTCCAGCAACAAGCTGTACCAGTACGCCAGCACCGACATGGACCGCGTCCTGCTCAAGTACACCGAGTACAACGAGCCCCACGAGTCCCTCACCAACAAGAACATCATCGAG AAGGAGAACAAGAACGGCGTGATGTCGCCGGACTCGCCTGAAGCCGAAACGGACTACACACTCACGCCGCGCACGGAGGCCAAGTACAACAAGATCGACGAGGAGTTCCAGAACATGATGCAGCGCAACCAGATGGCCATCGGCGGAGCGGGCGCCGGCCGCCAGCTGCCCAACAGCAGCTACACCCTGCCCGTTTCGGTGCCGGTGCCCGGCTCCTACGGCGACAACCTGCTGCAGGCCAGCCCACAGATGTCCCACACCAACATCAGCCCACGTCCATCGAGTTCGGAGACGGATTCAGGTGGGATGTCCCTGATAA CCCACCACTTGTCCATCAAGCAGCAGTCGCCGGGCAGCCAGAACGGAAGAGCTTCCAATCTAAGGGTGGTCATACCGCCCACCATCGCCCCCATACCGCCCAACATGTCAGCGCCAGACGATGTGGCCTATGCAGAT CAACGACAGAGTCAGACCTCTCTGAACACGCCCGTGGTCACGCTGCAGACGCCAATTCCCGCCCTCACGAGCTACTCCTTTGGGGCGCAGGACTTCTCCTCCTCGGGGGTGATGAACAGCGCGGACATCATGAGCCTCAACACCTGGCATCAGGGCCTGGTGCCGCACTCTAG TCTCTCGCATTTGGCTGTCTCGAATAGCACGCCGCCGCCCGCCACCTCACCCGTCTCCATCAAGGTCAAGGCCGAGCCGCAGTCGCCGCCGCGCGATCTCTCCGCCAGTGGTCATCAGCAGAACAGCAATGGCTCCACGGGCAGTGGCggatccagcagcagcaccagcagcaatgCCAGCGGAGGAGGGggaggcggtggtggtggcggtggAGGTGGAGCCGTCAGTGCAGCCAATGTCATCACGCACTTGAACAACGTCAGTGTCCTGGCAGGAGGTCCTTCAGGTCcgggaggaggaggtggcggaGGGGCAGGAGGCGGCAGCAACGGCAATGCCGAGCAGGCCACCAATCTGAGCGTGCTGAGCCACgcgcagcagcaccacctgGTCATGCCCAACTCAAGGCCCTCGTCCACGGGCCACCTAACACCCACTCCAG GTGCGCCGAGCAGCGACCAGGATGTGCGTCTGGCCGCCGTGGccgtgcagcagcagcaacagcagcatcagcagcagcagcagcaactgggCGACTACGACGCACCCAACCACAAACGGCCGAGAATATCGGGCGGATGGGGCACATAG
- the LOC108036343 gene encoding myocyte-specific enhancer factor 2 isoform X1, producing MGRKKIQISRITDERNRQVTFNKRKFGVMKKAYELSVLCDCEIALIIFSSSNKLYQYASTDMDRVLLKYTEYNEPHESLTNKNIIEKENKNGVMSPDSPEAETDYTLTPRTEAKYNKIDEEFQNMMQRNQMAIGGAGAGRQLPNSSYTLPVSVPVPGSYGDNLLQASPQMSHTNISPRPSSSETDSGGMSLIIYPTSSMLEMSNGYPHSHSPLVGSPSPGPSPGIAHHLSIKQQSPGSQNGRASNLRVVIPPTIAPIPPNMSAPDDVAYADQRQSQTSLNTPVVTLQTPIPALTSYSFGAQDFSSSGVMNSADIMSLNTWHQGLVPHSSLSHLAVSNSTPPPATSPVSIKVKAEPQSPPRDLSASGHQQNSNGSTGSGGSSSSTSSNASGGGGGGGGGGGGGAVSAANVITHLNNVSVLAGGPSGPGGGGGGGAGGGSNGNAEQATNLSVLSHAQQHHLVMPNSRPSSTGHLTPTPGHDKYEGYPYRALMGHNPRWNFAGKLATNEIHQNTFRHTHLHTTHVHTNTYKYAYIQNYSEILVNLQKFLDSLLWEMGGLETP from the exons ATGGGTCGCAAGAAAATTCAAATATCACGCATCACCGATGAACGCAATCGGCAG GTGACCTTCAACAAGCGCAAGTTCGGCGTGATGAAGAAGGCCTACGAGCTGTCCGTGCTCTGCGACTGCGAGATCGCCCTGATCATCTTCTCGTCCAGCAACAAGCTGTACCAGTACGCCAGCACCGACATGGACCGCGTCCTGCTCAAGTACACCGAGTACAACGAGCCCCACGAGTCCCTCACCAACAAGAACATCATCGAG AAGGAGAACAAGAACGGCGTGATGTCGCCGGACTCGCCTGAAGCCGAAACGGACTACACACTCACGCCGCGCACGGAGGCCAAGTACAACAAGATCGACGAGGAGTTCCAGAACATGATGCAGCGCAACCAGATGGCCATCGGCGGAGCGGGCGCCGGCCGCCAGCTGCCCAACAGCAGCTACACCCTGCCCGTTTCGGTGCCGGTGCCCGGCTCCTACGGCGACAACCTGCTGCAGGCCAGCCCACAGATGTCCCACACCAACATCAGCCCACGTCCATCGAGTTCGGAGACGGATTCAGGTGGGATGTCCCTGATAA TCTATCCAACGAGTTCCATGCTGGAGATGTCGAACGGCTATCCGCATTCGCACTCGCCGCTTGTGGGATCACCGAGTCCGGGTCCCAGTCCCGGCATAG CCCACCACTTGTCCATCAAGCAGCAGTCGCCGGGCAGCCAGAACGGAAGAGCTTCCAATCTAAGGGTGGTCATACCGCCCACCATCGCCCCCATACCGCCCAACATGTCAGCGCCAGACGATGTGGCCTATGCAGAT CAACGACAGAGTCAGACCTCTCTGAACACGCCCGTGGTCACGCTGCAGACGCCAATTCCCGCCCTCACGAGCTACTCCTTTGGGGCGCAGGACTTCTCCTCCTCGGGGGTGATGAACAGCGCGGACATCATGAGCCTCAACACCTGGCATCAGGGCCTGGTGCCGCACTCTAG TCTCTCGCATTTGGCTGTCTCGAATAGCACGCCGCCGCCCGCCACCTCACCCGTCTCCATCAAGGTCAAGGCCGAGCCGCAGTCGCCGCCGCGCGATCTCTCCGCCAGTGGTCATCAGCAGAACAGCAATGGCTCCACGGGCAGTGGCggatccagcagcagcaccagcagcaatgCCAGCGGAGGAGGGggaggcggtggtggtggcggtggAGGTGGAGCCGTCAGTGCAGCCAATGTCATCACGCACTTGAACAACGTCAGTGTCCTGGCAGGAGGTCCTTCAGGTCcgggaggaggaggtggcggaGGGGCAGGAGGCGGCAGCAACGGCAATGCCGAGCAGGCCACCAATCTGAGCGTGCTGAGCCACgcgcagcagcaccacctgGTCATGCCCAACTCAAGGCCCTCGTCCACGGGCCACCTAACACCCACTCCAG GGCATGATAAGTATGAAGGATATCCGTACCGCGCGCTAATGGGACATAATCCTAGATGGAATTTTGCCGGTAAATTGGCCACAAACGAAATACATCAAAATACATTCAGACACACACACTTACACACAACACATGTACATACAAACACCTATAAATACGCATACATACAAAACTATAGCGAAATTCTTGTAAATCTGCAGAAATTCCTTGACTCCCTTCTTTGGGAGATGGGTGGGTTGGAAACACCTTAA
- the LOC108036343 gene encoding myocyte-specific enhancer factor 2 isoform X8, translating into MGRKKIQISRITDERNRQVTFNKRKFGVMKKAYELSVLCDCEIALIIFSSSNKLYQYASTDMDRVLLKYTEYNEPHESLTNKNIIEKENKNGVMSPDSPEAETDYTLTPRTEAKYNKIDEEFQNMMQRNQMAIGGAGAGRQLPNSSYTLPVSVPVPGSYGDNLLQASPQMSHTNISPRPSSSETDSAHHLSIKQQSPGSQNGRASNLRVVIPPTIAPIPPNMSAPDDVAYADQRQSQTSLNTPVVTLQTPIPALTSYSFGAQDFSSSGVMNSADIMSLNTWHQGLVPHSSLSHLAVSNSTPPPATSPVSIKVKAEPQSPPRDLSASGHQQNSNGSTGSGGSSSSTSSNASGGGGGGGGGGGGGAVSAANVITHLNNVSVLAGGPSGPGGGGGGGAGGGSNGNAEQATNLSVLSHAQQHHLVMPNSRPSSTGHLTPTPGHDKYEGYPYRALMGHNPRWNFAGKLATNEIHQNTFRHTHLHTTHVHTNTYKYAYIQNYSEILVNLQKFLDSLLWEMGGLETP; encoded by the exons ATGGGTCGCAAGAAAATTCAAATATCACGCATCACCGATGAACGCAATCGGCAG GTGACCTTCAACAAGCGCAAGTTCGGCGTGATGAAGAAGGCCTACGAGCTGTCCGTGCTCTGCGACTGCGAGATCGCCCTGATCATCTTCTCGTCCAGCAACAAGCTGTACCAGTACGCCAGCACCGACATGGACCGCGTCCTGCTCAAGTACACCGAGTACAACGAGCCCCACGAGTCCCTCACCAACAAGAACATCATCGAG AAGGAGAACAAGAACGGCGTGATGTCGCCGGACTCGCCTGAAGCCGAAACGGACTACACACTCACGCCGCGCACGGAGGCCAAGTACAACAAGATCGACGAGGAGTTCCAGAACATGATGCAGCGCAACCAGATGGCCATCGGCGGAGCGGGCGCCGGCCGCCAGCTGCCCAACAGCAGCTACACCCTGCCCGTTTCGGTGCCGGTGCCCGGCTCCTACGGCGACAACCTGCTGCAGGCCAGCCCACAGATGTCCCACACCAACATCAGCCCACGTCCATCGAGTTCGGAGACGGATTCAG CCCACCACTTGTCCATCAAGCAGCAGTCGCCGGGCAGCCAGAACGGAAGAGCTTCCAATCTAAGGGTGGTCATACCGCCCACCATCGCCCCCATACCGCCCAACATGTCAGCGCCAGACGATGTGGCCTATGCAGAT CAACGACAGAGTCAGACCTCTCTGAACACGCCCGTGGTCACGCTGCAGACGCCAATTCCCGCCCTCACGAGCTACTCCTTTGGGGCGCAGGACTTCTCCTCCTCGGGGGTGATGAACAGCGCGGACATCATGAGCCTCAACACCTGGCATCAGGGCCTGGTGCCGCACTCTAG TCTCTCGCATTTGGCTGTCTCGAATAGCACGCCGCCGCCCGCCACCTCACCCGTCTCCATCAAGGTCAAGGCCGAGCCGCAGTCGCCGCCGCGCGATCTCTCCGCCAGTGGTCATCAGCAGAACAGCAATGGCTCCACGGGCAGTGGCggatccagcagcagcaccagcagcaatgCCAGCGGAGGAGGGggaggcggtggtggtggcggtggAGGTGGAGCCGTCAGTGCAGCCAATGTCATCACGCACTTGAACAACGTCAGTGTCCTGGCAGGAGGTCCTTCAGGTCcgggaggaggaggtggcggaGGGGCAGGAGGCGGCAGCAACGGCAATGCCGAGCAGGCCACCAATCTGAGCGTGCTGAGCCACgcgcagcagcaccacctgGTCATGCCCAACTCAAGGCCCTCGTCCACGGGCCACCTAACACCCACTCCAG GGCATGATAAGTATGAAGGATATCCGTACCGCGCGCTAATGGGACATAATCCTAGATGGAATTTTGCCGGTAAATTGGCCACAAACGAAATACATCAAAATACATTCAGACACACACACTTACACACAACACATGTACATACAAACACCTATAAATACGCATACATACAAAACTATAGCGAAATTCTTGTAAATCTGCAGAAATTCCTTGACTCCCTTCTTTGGGAGATGGGTGGGTTGGAAACACCTTAA
- the LOC108036343 gene encoding myocyte-specific enhancer factor 2 isoform X6: protein MGRKKIQISRITDERNRQVTFNKRKFGVMKKAYELSVLCDCEIALIIFSSSNKLYQYASTDMDRVLLKYTEYNEPHESLTNKNIIEKENKNGVMSPDSPEAETDYTLTPRTEAKYNKIDEEFQNMMQRNQMAIGGAGAGRQLPNSSYTLPVSVPVPGSYGDNLLQASPQMSHTNISPRPSSSETDSGGMSLITHHLSIKQQSPGSQNGRASNLRVVIPPTIAPIPPNMSAPDDVAYADQRQSQTSLNTPVVTLQTPIPALTSYSFGAQDFSSSGVMNSADIMSLNTWHQGLVPHSSLSHLAVSNSTPPPATSPVSIKVKAEPQSPPRDLSASGHQQNSNGSTGSGGSSSSTSSNASGGGGGGGGGGGGGAVSAANVITHLNNVSVLAGGPSGPGGGGGGGAGGGSNGNAEQATNLSVLSHAQQHHLVMPNSRPSSTGHLTPTPGHDKYEGYPYRALMGHNPRWNFAGKLATNEIHQNTFRHTHLHTTHVHTNTYKYAYIQNYSEILVNLQKFLDSLLWEMGGLETP, encoded by the exons ATGGGTCGCAAGAAAATTCAAATATCACGCATCACCGATGAACGCAATCGGCAG GTGACCTTCAACAAGCGCAAGTTCGGCGTGATGAAGAAGGCCTACGAGCTGTCCGTGCTCTGCGACTGCGAGATCGCCCTGATCATCTTCTCGTCCAGCAACAAGCTGTACCAGTACGCCAGCACCGACATGGACCGCGTCCTGCTCAAGTACACCGAGTACAACGAGCCCCACGAGTCCCTCACCAACAAGAACATCATCGAG AAGGAGAACAAGAACGGCGTGATGTCGCCGGACTCGCCTGAAGCCGAAACGGACTACACACTCACGCCGCGCACGGAGGCCAAGTACAACAAGATCGACGAGGAGTTCCAGAACATGATGCAGCGCAACCAGATGGCCATCGGCGGAGCGGGCGCCGGCCGCCAGCTGCCCAACAGCAGCTACACCCTGCCCGTTTCGGTGCCGGTGCCCGGCTCCTACGGCGACAACCTGCTGCAGGCCAGCCCACAGATGTCCCACACCAACATCAGCCCACGTCCATCGAGTTCGGAGACGGATTCAGGTGGGATGTCCCTGATAA CCCACCACTTGTCCATCAAGCAGCAGTCGCCGGGCAGCCAGAACGGAAGAGCTTCCAATCTAAGGGTGGTCATACCGCCCACCATCGCCCCCATACCGCCCAACATGTCAGCGCCAGACGATGTGGCCTATGCAGAT CAACGACAGAGTCAGACCTCTCTGAACACGCCCGTGGTCACGCTGCAGACGCCAATTCCCGCCCTCACGAGCTACTCCTTTGGGGCGCAGGACTTCTCCTCCTCGGGGGTGATGAACAGCGCGGACATCATGAGCCTCAACACCTGGCATCAGGGCCTGGTGCCGCACTCTAG TCTCTCGCATTTGGCTGTCTCGAATAGCACGCCGCCGCCCGCCACCTCACCCGTCTCCATCAAGGTCAAGGCCGAGCCGCAGTCGCCGCCGCGCGATCTCTCCGCCAGTGGTCATCAGCAGAACAGCAATGGCTCCACGGGCAGTGGCggatccagcagcagcaccagcagcaatgCCAGCGGAGGAGGGggaggcggtggtggtggcggtggAGGTGGAGCCGTCAGTGCAGCCAATGTCATCACGCACTTGAACAACGTCAGTGTCCTGGCAGGAGGTCCTTCAGGTCcgggaggaggaggtggcggaGGGGCAGGAGGCGGCAGCAACGGCAATGCCGAGCAGGCCACCAATCTGAGCGTGCTGAGCCACgcgcagcagcaccacctgGTCATGCCCAACTCAAGGCCCTCGTCCACGGGCCACCTAACACCCACTCCAG GGCATGATAAGTATGAAGGATATCCGTACCGCGCGCTAATGGGACATAATCCTAGATGGAATTTTGCCGGTAAATTGGCCACAAACGAAATACATCAAAATACATTCAGACACACACACTTACACACAACACATGTACATACAAACACCTATAAATACGCATACATACAAAACTATAGCGAAATTCTTGTAAATCTGCAGAAATTCCTTGACTCCCTTCTTTGGGAGATGGGTGGGTTGGAAACACCTTAA